DNA sequence from the Vicia villosa cultivar HV-30 ecotype Madison, WI linkage group LG3, Vvil1.0, whole genome shotgun sequence genome:
TGGAGACAGAAATCACTATTATGCCCAAACGCGTGCCCAGACCACAAGatgcgtgcccacacgcgtcccaaaAGCCAGAATTGCAAAGGAAACTTCccctctgcccaaacgcgtcccaggacgcgtgtcgCCAGCATCAAACGTgtccccacacgcgtgtgcacgtgaaGATTTGGGCTTTCTTGCTGAAAAGCCTAGTCAGACAGAAATAAAAGGACCAgaatgcgtttggacaagggttggacagtTTGGAGTGCGAAAATAGATGagagaggctggagaattcaagattgatgcaaggagtgaagaattctatgagcttttgccattgaagatctgattccttcatttatctgtaatgtcaacaatcaaaactatggtttttgttatttttatgagtagctaaaccccccattgctagggggtgatcttgattctgaatgtgataactttatttctttaatgCAATAACAATTCGGTTTTCATATAATTGGTTTGTTCTACATCTGTTCTTCATGCCTtaaccgtcggaaaaacggataatGAATTTGTTTGAATTAATTTAGCTGTACAGCAATTATTCATTGACAAGAGTAACAACATAGGataataattatcacctaggtctagggatattttatcttaaccggaaattgtcggtattggaatgcttgatcataattataattatctatggacatagtaattaggttgtgacgtcaaagatcttttcactaaggacttaggattagatattcttgagaaccggtaattaattgtgaaactatgttattgcattgagaaggatagttgttataggaagaatcattcaccgacccctagcaacctactcatctctgttcatcgttttaaTATTTTGCGTATTTACATTATTTGCAAAATCAACCAAAACCCCTatcacttttgtttaattgaaatactaaaaaaaaaaactctgtatcgtcaagcagtccttgagattcgacattcggggaatttccccttgtattactacagaggcaagatagtacacttgctattttcttaTCACAAGTCTTGCACGAGGACTCGATGGAAGTGTTCTCTAAGTAGGTAAAACGCCTCGTCTTAGGGACTTGTAGTCTGATCAGTCGGGCTATATACAATTCTACCTAGAAGACTTAGATTTTCCAAGCTAAATAAACTCTATCCTAAGAGACTTAGTGTCTCCTCAAGAGGGACATGACTCAAGAATAACGCCTAAGAGGTGAGACAGACATCCAACTTGAGAGACTTGATAACAAGTCTTTCCTAAGGACTTGATGGAAGTCTCACCTATGTAGGTAAAATGTCTCGCCTGAGGGACTTATACTCTCACCATCAAGACTATATACAATTCAACCTAGAAGACTTAGACTCTTCGGGCTAACTATACTGTCTCATGAGGGACTTAGTGTCTCTTAGAGGCTGGACATGATTTAAGAATCACGCCTAAGAGGCGCGACAAACATTCAGCTTAAGAgacttgataaaaaaaattaatatttcatcttttttcttaatGTCTATTATTTTTGTATTATGCTTGTCGATCTATGAAGTGCGTATAAGGTCTCATAGGTTTAGACCAAGGATACTTGTGATTATGCTTTGTAAGACATGATAGTTTATAACATGATATATGAATTTAACTTATGTTGAGAGGTGATGTTAGATTTACACCTAGATAATCGTCTATCATGAGTTAGAGTCTAGACACAGATCTAGACATGATATTCACATATATTGTTGAAACACAATATTGTTGTATTATTTATTAGGATGGGAGATTGTCTAATAAACAATACGACTCATATCACAATGTGTGTTATACTTATATCATGCTTGTCGATCTATGAAGTGTCGAGAGGGTCTCATAGGTCTAGACCAATGACAACTTTAAAGAAATGATCATTTATAACATAATATGTGGATTTAGCTTATGTTGAGAGGTAATGTTAGATTTACACCTAGATAATCAATCATTTATCATGAGCTATAGTTTAGACACATATCTAGACATGGCTATAATCTAGACACAGATCTAGACATGGTATTCACATATATTATTGAAACACAATGTTGTTGTATTGTTTATTAGGTTGAGAAATTGTCTAATAAACCATATGACTCATATCACAAAATTAATTCTGAcaaggattaattaaattaaaaaaaaaaagtcttttacTTGTACTTGTACTTGTTTAACCATTAAAAAATACCTTaacaaatttgattaaaaaaacacaaatatattAACATGCACAATAATATAGGAACTCATAAAAcctttattttctctttcttcctgTTCAATTTCATTCCTACCAAACAACTAAATTTTCATCCCATTTTCCACTCACTTTCCATCTATCGTTCTGAATCAAGTTGCACATTTTGTTTGCAGGGTTTCCCAAACATTCGAGgactcctcttcctcttcctctcaaGTTCAAATTTTGATAAACCCATCTCGCAGTAATAGCCATTACAATTCGCGTATTGAAGTTCAAAATGCTTCCTCAGCGAATGAAGAAAGCTGTTACCGATAACCCTAAAAAACTCGCAAACTTGATTGATCTCGTTAACCTTCCTTCCACTCTCAGAGACTTCGTCGGTCAATCTCAGACTTCTCGATTAACCTGTTTCATGCGCGTTTGGTCCTACATCAAAACCAACAATCTTCAGGTTCTGCTTTGTTTTTACAACTTTATGAAATTGATTCACATCAAAGTAATTTTCGGTATTCGAATGATTTAAAGTTATTGTTATTATTCTGTTTTCTTAATTAAAAGGGGTTTACTTTGAATTTGAAACCTTGCTTTTCAAATTGATACTTGTTTCACTTCTTAATGTGTGGAGTGGTATTGATTGGAATGGGGCTGGGATATTCAAGAACTAGTAGTTGTGACTGATAAGGGAAGAGGGTGAGAAATGATAGGAACAAGAGTGAAATGAAAGTGGAGAAACCCTATCACTGTTTTGGTGTTTTTCAATTGTGAAATTCCTTAAGTTCTCCCAACAAAAAGTCCAAACATTTAAATCTTTAGGGCTCTTATGGAGCTACCTCGCTGTAAAAGCTACTATAGTACCGACCTGAGCTGTTTTAAATTTTTGGTGACCATGTGTAGGTTAGCTATGGTACTATCAAGAGGCCCTATTTAACCTCATTTTAACAATCACAAAGATTTTATGAGGCCCTGACAAATTTTAGGTTATGTGCGGTAGCCTGCCTTGCACGCCCTCGAACTCTCTGCTATCGTGTGTCCTTTAGTAACCAAGGACCTTTTCACTAACCGCCATAATCTGCTATTGACTGCGCTGATGCATTAGTAAGCATTGGTTTAGGCTAGTCTAAACCTGGAAGAGAAACTGTGTTTTATAATGTCCTTTGTCTTTCGAGTCTTTATTAGTGTATTAGTGTGAGATTGTTTTTAAAACTATGCTAGTGGaagaaggtcattaacttttagAGCTCACTACTTTGTAATCTGGATCTTGTTTGAACCATGCACTATGTTAGACCTCATTAGGAATTTCTAAAGTCAGTTCTGTGGAAGTTATGTTTTCATGTGTGATGTTTTTATGATGTGTTACAGTTATGTGTGAAGTTTTGATCATATGTTtatagttttatgtgttttgtgAATCATAATAAATAGGGCAGTTTGACAAAGGGACGGGGACTCAGTTTTTTGTTTAAGGATTGAGAGGGAGATATCCAAGCTCTCTAAACTTGGGATTGGGAGGGAAACCGTGTATTATAATGTCCTTTGTATTTTTAGTCTTTCTTAATGTATCGGTGTGAGAtggtttttataaatataatagcGGAAAGTCGGGCACTAACATGGCAGTCTATTCGCTTTTCTATTACACTTAATTGTATGGCTATTTATTGTACCTGATATAAATTTTTTGGCATgtatcaaaatcaaataattttgacAAATAAGATCAAAATAAGCTCCTTGACATTTTTCCTATTGCAATGCAATGTAAACACACTCAACATAATATTCCCCAATAAAGAAGGCCTCTTTCTGATGTTATTGAGcagttatatgtttttttttgttattaaacTTACTCATATGTGAAGTTATGAGTTTATAAAATGCGTGTATCCAGTTTCAAGTTTAAGTTGGGGGTTACCGCCATATTTTCTATGATGTCTTGGCTTTGGTGTATTTATTTAGTATGATTAGTAAGTTCAATTGATTGACTAAAAGATGGATTGTTTCTTTGCTTGAGCAGGATCCAAATAACAAAAACGTGGTAAACTGTGATGAGAAATTAAAAGGTATTCTACTTGGGAAACCTCAAGTTGAGTTAGCAGAACTTCCAACACTTATCAAGCTACATTTTCCGAAAGAGCCCAAGTGATGATGCATGTAATACGAATCAAGATGTATGTCTTATAGGAAATGGAGAACATGCATACTCTTCCTCATGATGAGTCTCTCAATTGTTTCCGGCATTTCTTCCCCCCCATAGATTCCGCACCAACATTAGTATAGGAACCTAGCAGTAGAAACACCAAATTGGCAGTTTTCTTTGTTGTGTATGAATGTATTAGATTAATCTTATCACATGTGATCCAATTTAAAAATGTCCTGTTTCGCTGCATGCTTTTGCAACTACTTATGTTGTTTTGAAGAAATTTTCTTGTTGGGGTTGTGATTTGGTCTGCATAAATTGTGTATATTATTATCATTTAAGCTGAGTCGTTTTATTTTTCCTTAGGATTTGGAACCTCTGTAGCGGCTGCAGAACTATTGCATCCAAAGTCTCTGCAGTCGATACAAAGGATTCAGATAATCCCCTACCCTCTTTCATCTCCATATGCATACTTCTTTGTCAAGAATCATCTTGAACTTTTGCAAGTTGTGATTTCTCTGAAATTCGATAATGCTATCTATGGCTTCTCCACAGTATGCATGAGTAGCGTCGACCACAGTTACGATAAGGAGATTGTATGCATTGCAATCGGTTGAGTTAAAATTTGATTGCTTCATGTTTCTCCCAAAAGCATAAAATTTCATAGTCCAAGTGCTTGGCACTCTTTGTTTACTAGGAATGAAACCTTCCTCATTTGTAAGAAATCTCTGTGTGTTTACTATTAGGGTGTGTTGTTTGATTTGCTAAAAAACGAGGTACTGGACAGAATAACTTTTTTTGTACTCTGTTTGATGGAGAAACTAATCATGGTACTGGACAAAAAATATGGCAAGGTACTGGACAAAATCATAATTTCTTGTCCCCCACTAAATCATGGGACAACTTTTTGTCTCAAACACTAATTATcaacaaaatatcaaaaaattaagtttactctcttttttattatttaatattttaattcataaatataatattaatattatatatcaaaaaaatgttataataaaaattatactatttttattcggttcattgacatatcaaataaataaagtagagaaaaaaatctcaatttattatttttcttctcttctcattatttaatattttgattcaaaaatattatataagaaattatattattttgtctgctgcataaacatattaaataaagtagaggaaaaaaattatttcttcatcttttttcctccttattatttaatattttgattcataaatattatattttatatatcaataaataatattatattaaaaattatattattttgtctggTGCATAGAcatatcaagcaaaatcgagaaaATAGTTGTCCAGTTCAATAACCATCAAACACAGTACAATACAAAAAGTTGTCCTGTACTGTCCAGTATTATTCTGTCCAGAACCTCATATTTTGCAAATCAAACGCAGGGTCAAGTTGTTTGTTTAAATCTGCATGAAGGTTTATATCATAAAGAGATTTTATTAGGCTCAAGAGATAATCTCGATCTCACACAACCAAAGTTCTTGTTCAGCTCTTTCTATAATGGCCTTGAGTTTTGTTTTTTGTAAGAACTTTTTTTCTCCTTCATAGTTTATTTATGGAGAATCAAATATACTACGATGTCGAGGTAAATTGTTGAATGATTTGGAGTATGTTTCCTTCATAGTTTATTTGTGAAGAATAAAATATACAACAACGATGTGGGAGATAAATTGTTGAATGATTGTATGATCACACATGTGGATTTTTGTTGGTAGTATTAAAATTGGAATGTTCCTTGGTTGGATGAGCTTTACTCTCAGAGAAAAAATTCATAGCCTTGAAGAAGGATCTCAAGCGGTGGAATAATGAGGTTTTCATTGATTAGGAGGTTAAGATTAATGCGGTTCTGCAGTAACTGTATTAAAATGGGATACATGATTCAGTCATGTAACAAAATTCACCAaaccaaaaaaatagaagagtaaaatcataaattaacaaaattaagaggttaaaaaatgtattgaaagcttaaaattaaatgattttagAATATCAAAAGTGAAAATTAATTACATTAATATACAAAGATagtttatgactattcacataaATTCATTAAATATCAGTTTTGGTAAAAATTGTAAAATGTAATATACTGGACAGTTGTCTCTGTATGACTACCAACTGAATTGATTTAACAGGACACAAATTTATCATACTTATATGGTGACCTATATggagaccttgagaggagcacactctcaagacccaagcgtTTCACCGTTGGACCACACACTCCCACGAtccatatcttttttttttctttctttttgattatttttcttttaatttcatcATTGAATGCAGATGTAGAATGATAATAATAAAGCTTCttcattgaagaaaaaaaaatctcttCTCAACAATTAGAGCCATGATGGTGAAGTCATTACATTGATATACACCACATGATACACATATATGTCACAAAGCATGTACATAACTATGCTGATATGTATGCATTCTTTCTTCCGTATCATTTCTCTTGCAAACTTAACCATATGGATTTCTAAAAGACTTTAACAGATTAGGAATATCATGAGCAAGCATTTCATCCACTGCTTGTATCGTTTTCGGTTTCAATTTCTCAAACTTGTCAATGTTATAACCactcaaaatttctttaaaatgaTCAATATCAGGAAAGTCTCCGGCCGGTAGATGGAACTCTCTTTGTACCTGTAATAAATGTATTTCAATTTTCATTCTCTTTCTCAATATCATAACATTTTGAGAAATACAGAGTTTGAGGATTCATTCATATATAATATACCTTTGCAAATTCGTCCTCCAAATTATCAATGAGTTTTTGTTGAGCTTTAGCTTTCCCCATCATCGCAGGCATCTGCTTCTTTAGATGACTGATAATATACGCATGTATAATGGCTGCTCGAGCTCGTTTTACAAATTCATTGATCTACATTATGTATAAGTGTTGTAGTTGAGATTATtattactataaaaaaaaaagttgataaAATGAAAAACCCACTTTACGATCACAAGCCTTCTTCGGTATGTCTTTTAGATCTGCAAGAAGGTCGTCTTGTTCTCTTTCGAAGAGTTCATTGCCAAGTACACCGTTGACACTATTATTTCCTGGCTTGTCATTGAAAGAACTGCCAAAACAAGTCAAAGGATCAAGACAGCATTCAAGATAAGCACTTATAAGATAAGCATTTATGCTATAAGCGCTTcctatttattcaaaaattggTATATATGAAGTGACCTACCCTATATACACTCGCATGACTTCTGGAACATTGAGCACCTTCCCAAGCGACCACATTAGTGCACCATAAATTCTCATTAACTGCGACGTTAGGACACAATCACATTTACAATATGCAAGTAAGATTTCCCTATTGATGTTGCCAAAGATTTGTTAAGTAAACAAAAAGAAGATTAATGGCTTATGTTATCTTACTTGTTGAGTATCAACTTGATCCGCCTTGTTCAAAACCACTCGGATTTTGTCATCGTGTCCGTGTAGGGATGAAATCACACGTTTGAACTCGTCGCTTATATCAAGTTTGTGAGGATCAAATAGAAGAAGTATTAAATCTGACTTAGCGGCAAACCAAGATGTAACACCCGTAAAATCATATGATCTTTGCGACCGTTGCTTTTCTCCTGATAGAACTCCTGGACTATCCACAAATGTAATGTGCTCCAGTAACTTCGGACAAATGAGATAAAGTAAGCCCCAAATGAAATTACTCATTTTTGGGTAAAATTCTGTAGAGAGACTTACAGGATGAGGCATTTGAGAACACTCAAATTTGGACAAAAATGCTGTGCCAAAAGTCGTAAGCCCACTAAACGGCATGTCTGCTTGGACAGCAACAGTATTACCGGGAATACTTCTCTCATCAGGTCCCGACTGCGTACATAAAAATCACTTCATGATATTAAACTTGGCACTCAAGCTATCTTAGCAATCAATTTAAGATCTAACAGCTGAAGATTTGTGACCGTCTTCTAAGAATCTATCCGCAGTAATTGGTAATCGAGAGTAAGTGATTTCGTACATACCATGACAACAACAAACCTATCGGTTGTTGGTTCAGGTCCAATATGAGCTCCTAATGACAAAAATAGGAAAACAAGTAAATAAAATCAGTATTATATCTTGTTTATCACTCGAGTAAAAATCGACAATGGTTTGAACAACTTGCCTGGATAACTACTTTGAAGCATATGTTTGATAAAAGTTGTTTTCCCTGTTGAGTATTGACCCAAAAGCATAACCATAGGTTTGCAATCAAAATCACTATTTGTCTGCAAGAATTCAATGCAAAAATAAGTGAATACTTTTGTCGATATTTAAAACACAGTCATAACACGACGACGTAGGGAAAAAAAGTTACACGAAATCACCAAGAGCCGTGTACTGACCAATAAAGGAGATACAAAATCATTGAACCGATAAGCAACTTCTAAAGGCTTCAACTTCTGTATGTAAAGTCTCTTCAAACCATCGATAATTGACGTCACAGAGGAACCAGACATCTAAGGACATAATGCACAAAGTGTAGAAGTGAAAATCTCTACGAATGCATTTGacaattttttttctctaaaGTTAACAATAGCAAAGAATTCGCAAAGAATATAAAGAAGCATATTCAGTCCCAAGAACATGTCTAGAATAATATCAGAAACCAAATTAGAACGATATGAGAAAAAGGCATATTTTGTTAATCCGAAACAAGACAACAGTAACAAATTCAGAGTAATAATACTGACGAAATGTGTACCTTTTTTGCTGACTTTGCAGTAAACCACTTATTCGAGGGCGGTGGCTGAGTACTTACTGCATTATTGCAAATTAAGTGAACTTGGAATTTCAAGAGAAATAAAACCAACCAAAATCAATGTGAAATTGTGAATGACCTTAGCCAATAAAATGAGAGATATATATTACCATTATTATCTTTTTGTTTGCGCTTTTTCTTCTGTAGAAACAAAGCCAATTATGTACCGATAAGTACTTTAATTAAATCAGCTTAAATTATtaacataaaaatgaaaatactTACCGCAACTAATGCATCCAAACCTTCCATTATTGGTGGTTTCACATCTCTCAAAACTGAAATAGAAGTTAAGCTTCTGTTAGATAACTTTATCGCAGAGATACTCACAATCACAAGCAACAAAAACATTCATTGCAATTCTATAAAGCGCCGACGCAGAGACAAATATCAGACACAATATTGATACTAACACGTAGATGTAAGTAATAATTTAAGAAAATGTAAGTGATTGGATGTAACCAAGTATTCTAGTGTCATGGTTGAGACAAAACATGGCATGTGTCGGGCTCTTGAAACGCCTTCATTCTGACGTGGCGGTGCTACGTAGTTGCAAAATCATTAACTAATACATACATAGAGTTAACCACTTATACAATAGAGGAAAAACCTAAAGATACATAAGTAAGAAAACTTACTATCACCAGTTAGAAGATCATGTGTTATTGTGTATCCATTTTGCGCCAAAGAAACAAGCTACAATTCAAATGTGTTAAGAACAAGAAACCGATTAGTATCAAGCTTTGATAAAACAATGATTctcattttaatgaaaaaaataacctGCATAGAAATGACAAATTCTTTGAAACCAAGATATCCTTCTCGCTTTGAATCTGCGAT
Encoded proteins:
- the LOC131656555 gene encoding upstream activation factor subunit UAF30-like codes for the protein MLPQRMKKAVTDNPKKLANLIDLVNLPSTLRDFVGQSQTSRLTCFMRVWSYIKTNNLQDPNNKNVVNCDEKLKGILLGKPQVELAELPTLIKLHFPKEPK
- the LOC131662364 gene encoding EH domain-containing protein 1-like, with amino-acid sequence MRVMEIDTIPNESCSKENLNLYQEWFNYADADGDGRFTGNEASKFFAMSNVSRQDLKQVWAIADSKREGYLGFKEFVISMQLVSLAQNGYTITHDLLTGDILRDVKPPIMEGLDALVAKKKRKQKDNNVSTQPPPSNKWFTAKSAKKMSGSSVTSIIDGLKRLYIQKLKPLEVAYRFNDFVSPLLTNSDFDCKPMVMLLGQYSTGKTTFIKHMLQSSYPGAHIGPEPTTDRFVVVMSGPDERSIPGNTVAVQADMPFSGLTTFGTAFLSKFECSQMPHPLLEHITFVDSPGVLSGEKQRSQRSYDFTGVTSWFAAKSDLILLLFDPHKLDISDEFKRVISSLHGHDDKIRVVLNKADQVDTQQLMRIYGALMWSLGKVLNVPEVMRVYIGSFNDKPGNNSVNGVLGNELFEREQDDLLADLKDIPKKACDRKINEFVKRARAAIIHAYIISHLKKQMPAMMGKAKAQQKLIDNLEDEFAKVQREFHLPAGDFPDIDHFKEILSGYNIDKFEKLKPKTIQAVDEMLAHDIPNLLKSFRNPYG